Proteins from one Natrinema salinisoli genomic window:
- a CDS encoding helix-turn-helix domain-containing protein, translating to MLLTTFWVDYPVLRETLSHAPDIEITWKRSDLTEDGDHRMLFWVNGDEIDAFDAGLETDPTITASSRVTDVEGRRLYHVELTPEGHQASVYPNVIEEGGIPQEVTATHEGWYFRIAFPSNEAVERFHSFFVENDLNVELRRLYDKSGTGGSGSNTQYRVTDRQLEALVTAVDAGYLDIPRACSLAELGERLGISQNAASERFRRGVRTLIENTVYPDDRSL from the coding sequence ATGCTCCTCACTACGTTCTGGGTCGATTACCCCGTTCTACGCGAGACGCTATCGCACGCCCCCGACATCGAGATCACGTGGAAACGGTCGGATCTGACGGAGGACGGCGACCACCGGATGCTCTTCTGGGTCAACGGCGACGAGATCGACGCGTTCGACGCCGGTCTCGAGACCGATCCGACCATCACCGCTTCCTCACGAGTGACCGACGTCGAGGGCCGCCGCCTCTACCATGTCGAACTGACGCCCGAAGGGCATCAAGCGAGCGTCTATCCGAACGTGATCGAAGAAGGAGGCATCCCACAGGAGGTGACCGCGACTCACGAGGGGTGGTACTTCCGCATCGCGTTCCCCAGCAACGAGGCGGTCGAGCGGTTTCATTCCTTCTTCGTGGAGAACGATCTGAACGTCGAGCTCCGACGGTTGTACGATAAATCCGGGACCGGCGGCTCGGGATCGAACACTCAGTACAGGGTGACCGACCGGCAGCTCGAGGCGCTCGTTACCGCCGTCGACGCCGGCTATCTCGACATTCCGCGGGCCTGTTCTCTGGCCGAACTCGGCGAGCGACTCGGCATCTCCCAGAACGCGGCGTCGGAGCGGTTCCGTCGCGGCGTCAGAACGCTCATCGAGAACACGGTATATCCGGACGATCGGTCGCTCTAG
- a CDS encoding DUF7344 domain-containing protein: MGDWHIADGEVPDPIDTSFDVLSDPYRRSLCRYAMRTETDAVACEELVDYVVDRAPETAADDLDKQTTATKLRHVHLPKLDGAGMVEYDRRNGTVRVDRSTIAERLERVRAAVADLRDAKVDR, from the coding sequence ATGGGAGACTGGCACATAGCGGACGGCGAGGTACCCGATCCGATTGACACGTCGTTCGACGTGTTGAGCGATCCGTATCGTCGCTCGCTCTGTCGGTACGCGATGCGGACGGAAACGGACGCCGTCGCGTGCGAGGAACTCGTCGACTACGTCGTCGATCGAGCGCCGGAGACGGCTGCGGACGACCTCGATAAGCAGACGACCGCGACGAAGCTCCGCCACGTCCACCTGCCGAAACTGGACGGGGCCGGTATGGTCGAGTACGATCGTCGAAACGGGACCGTTCGCGTCGATCGCTCGACGATCGCGGAGCGACTCGAGCGGGTTCGTGCGGCGGTCGCGGACTTACGAGACGCGAAGGTCGATCGGTGA
- a CDS encoding DUF7095 family protein, whose product MSGFDRSDAVDRLEEIVDTVANKRMPVPVREVWAFGDVALGLDPVERLDVYVTKDILMRDDSEPSSANTAPGESEPVDPETEFRESHGIEGVGKSVRADWARDHPDYLRANANGHAAPEQCLAAHLLADDEPVHLEVCNAPFEDNVTQRLRGAQLRDDYTQLLDPRGVCLWAEGTRSDEAFRKLREGELALPTLSAALEMLGMDDDEAETAARELHAWREQQDGATVRGDVV is encoded by the coding sequence ATGAGTGGATTTGACCGCAGTGACGCGGTCGACCGCCTCGAGGAGATCGTCGACACCGTCGCGAACAAGCGGATGCCGGTGCCCGTCCGCGAGGTCTGGGCCTTCGGCGACGTCGCGCTCGGACTCGACCCCGTCGAGCGACTGGACGTCTACGTGACGAAGGATATCCTCATGCGAGACGACAGCGAGCCCTCGTCCGCGAACACCGCTCCTGGCGAATCGGAACCAGTGGACCCCGAAACCGAATTCCGCGAGTCGCACGGGATCGAGGGCGTCGGGAAATCCGTTCGAGCGGATTGGGCCCGTGACCATCCCGACTACCTCCGGGCCAACGCGAACGGCCACGCCGCGCCCGAGCAGTGTCTCGCTGCCCACCTCCTCGCGGACGACGAACCGGTCCACCTCGAGGTCTGTAACGCGCCGTTCGAGGATAACGTCACCCAGCGGTTGCGCGGCGCACAACTGCGGGACGACTACACCCAGTTGCTCGATCCGCGCGGCGTCTGCCTCTGGGCCGAAGGCACCAGAAGCGACGAGGCGTTCCGGAAGCTCCGCGAGGGCGAACTGGCCCTGCCGACCCTGTCCGCCGCGCTCGAGATGCTCGGCATGGACGACGACGAGGCCGAGACGGCGGCCCGGGAACTCCACGCGTGGCGAGAACAGCAAGACGGTGCGACGGTTCGCGGGGACGTGGTCTGA
- a CDS encoding alpha/beta hydrolase, translating to MRHRIFNEDGDEELVFVMGWGNRWTHENVSWLIGQLTEAGYRVHAFELPTNIDDFKADWLEPVAEYVRDLEEYQLLGHSAGSLVAQALDGADNHVYLSPWWGYGEGFPEPVLEAVSKLPTTFPCLPVGDLDREALGERATDHQIETTPSWISPAFVRETRRAQSELLTIDHDAVVFCSLRDPVVSLRPIGERVPAEHVVLYNGGHELFSAPGRDRYVDLLLAALEDGSDAVEERKPIPA from the coding sequence ATGCGACACCGGATCTTCAACGAGGACGGTGACGAGGAGCTCGTCTTCGTCATGGGTTGGGGCAACCGCTGGACCCACGAAAACGTGAGCTGGCTCATCGGGCAGTTGACCGAGGCCGGCTACCGCGTCCACGCGTTCGAACTCCCCACGAACATCGACGATTTCAAGGCCGACTGGCTCGAGCCGGTCGCCGAGTACGTCCGCGACCTCGAGGAATACCAGCTGCTGGGCCACAGCGCGGGGTCGCTCGTCGCCCAGGCCCTCGACGGTGCGGACAACCACGTCTACCTGAGTCCGTGGTGGGGCTACGGCGAGGGCTTCCCGGAGCCGGTTCTCGAGGCGGTGTCGAAACTCCCGACCACGTTCCCGTGTCTCCCGGTCGGCGACCTCGATCGCGAGGCCCTCGGCGAGCGGGCGACCGACCACCAGATCGAGACGACGCCGTCGTGGATCTCGCCGGCGTTCGTCCGGGAAACCCGCCGCGCCCAGTCAGAACTACTGACGATCGACCACGACGCGGTCGTCTTCTGCTCGCTTCGCGATCCCGTCGTCAGCCTGCGGCCGATCGGCGAGCGAGTCCCCGCCGAACACGTCGTCCTCTACAACGGCGGCCACGAACTGTTCTCCGCTCCCGGACGCGACCGCTACGTCGACCTTTTGCTCGCCGCACTCGAGGACGGGTCCGACGCCGTCGAGGAGCGAAAACCGATCCCCGCCTGA
- the ncsA gene encoding tRNA 2-thiolation protein NcsA has protein sequence MDCNRCNEEAVMHAAYSGAHLCDDHFRESVEKRVRRRVRRDDLVPHDATPENPQTWVIGLSGGKDSVVLTQILHDTFDDDPRIELVGLTIHEGIEGYRDKSVEACVDLTEDLGIRHELVSYEDEFGVRMDDVVEDDPENMAACAYCGVFRRDLLSKYAEELEADLLLTGHNLDDEAQTALMNILEGDVEQMAKHFDASLGPISEREEQDEFVPRAKPLRDVPEKEVALYAHIDDLPAHITECPHASEAYRGEIQQLIYDLEENHPGTRHSILSGYEELANIAAEKYAGDDGADLRECVECGSTTTREVCRKCSLLESLV, from the coding sequence ATGGACTGTAACCGGTGCAACGAGGAGGCGGTCATGCACGCCGCCTACTCCGGGGCACACCTCTGTGACGATCACTTCCGCGAGTCGGTCGAGAAGCGGGTGCGCCGCCGAGTCCGACGGGACGATCTCGTCCCTCACGACGCGACGCCCGAGAACCCACAGACCTGGGTGATCGGGCTCTCCGGCGGCAAGGACAGCGTCGTCCTCACGCAGATCCTCCACGACACGTTCGACGACGATCCCCGCATCGAACTCGTCGGACTGACGATTCACGAGGGGATCGAGGGCTACCGCGACAAGTCCGTCGAGGCCTGCGTCGACCTGACCGAGGACCTCGGAATCCGCCACGAACTCGTCAGCTACGAGGACGAATTCGGTGTCCGAATGGACGACGTCGTCGAAGACGATCCCGAAAACATGGCCGCCTGCGCCTACTGCGGCGTGTTCCGTCGCGATCTCCTCTCGAAGTACGCCGAGGAACTCGAGGCGGACCTCCTCCTGACGGGCCACAACCTCGACGACGAGGCCCAGACCGCGCTGATGAATATCCTCGAAGGCGACGTCGAGCAGATGGCGAAACACTTCGACGCCAGCCTCGGCCCGATTTCCGAGCGCGAGGAGCAAGACGAGTTCGTCCCCCGGGCGAAACCGTTACGGGACGTTCCCGAGAAGGAGGTGGCCCTCTACGCACACATCGACGACCTCCCCGCACACATCACCGAGTGCCCCCACGCGAGCGAAGCCTACCGCGGCGAGATCCAGCAGCTCATCTACGACCTCGAGGAGAACCACCCCGGGACTCGCCACTCGATCCTCTCGGGGTACGAGGAACTGGCAAACATCGCGGCCGAGAAGTACGCCGGCGACGACGGCGCCGACCTCCGGGAGTGCGTCGAGTGCGGGTCGACGACCACTCGAGAGGTCTGTCGAAAGTGCTCGCTGCTCGAGTCGCTCGTCTGA
- the ftsZ gene encoding cell division protein FtsZ yields the protein MQDIVQDALENAEEESRDMGDVSMDDDEFGEPRIVIVGCGGAGNNTINRLYNIGVDGADTVAINTDKQHLKMIEADTKILVGKSLTNGLGAGGDPSMGERATEMAQGTIKEVLGDADLVFVTAGMGGGTGTGAAPVVSEIAKEQGAIVVGMVSTPFNVERARTVKAEEGLEKLREQADSIIVLDNNRLLDYVPNLPIGKAFSVMDQIIAETVKGISETITQPSLINLDYADMSTIMNQGGVAVMLVGETQDTNKTDEVVKDAMNHPLLDVDYRGASGGLVHITGGPDLTLKEAEGIADNITERLEASANVIWGARIQESYKGKVRVMAIMTGVQSAQVLGPTTQKQADKSRQSIEGVNDAEFDASKNVENATPEYGAQSDGGHNEVDKQNGVDVIR from the coding sequence ATGCAGGATATCGTTCAGGACGCCTTAGAGAACGCGGAGGAAGAGTCCCGAGACATGGGCGACGTCTCGATGGACGACGACGAGTTCGGCGAACCCCGAATCGTTATCGTCGGTTGCGGCGGTGCCGGAAACAACACGATCAATCGGTTGTACAACATCGGCGTCGACGGTGCTGACACCGTTGCGATCAACACGGACAAGCAGCACCTCAAGATGATCGAGGCCGACACGAAGATCCTCGTCGGCAAATCCCTCACCAACGGGCTCGGTGCCGGCGGCGACCCCTCGATGGGCGAGCGCGCGACCGAAATGGCCCAGGGAACGATCAAGGAGGTCCTCGGCGACGCGGACCTCGTCTTCGTGACCGCCGGGATGGGCGGTGGCACCGGCACGGGTGCCGCCCCCGTCGTCTCGGAGATCGCGAAAGAGCAGGGTGCGATCGTCGTCGGAATGGTCTCGACGCCGTTCAACGTCGAGCGCGCCCGCACGGTGAAAGCCGAGGAAGGGCTCGAGAAGCTGCGCGAGCAGGCCGACTCGATCATCGTGCTGGACAACAACCGACTGCTCGATTACGTCCCGAATCTGCCGATCGGGAAGGCGTTCTCGGTGATGGACCAGATCATCGCCGAGACCGTCAAGGGGATCTCGGAGACGATCACCCAGCCGTCGCTGATCAACCTGGACTACGCGGACATGTCCACGATCATGAATCAGGGCGGCGTCGCAGTGATGCTCGTCGGCGAAACGCAGGACACGAACAAGACCGACGAGGTCGTCAAGGACGCGATGAATCACCCGCTACTCGACGTCGACTACCGCGGTGCGTCGGGCGGACTCGTCCACATCACCGGCGGCCCCGACCTCACGCTCAAAGAGGCCGAGGGCATCGCCGACAACATCACCGAGCGCCTCGAGGCCTCGGCGAACGTCATCTGGGGCGCCCGAATCCAGGAGAGCTACAAGGGCAAGGTGCGGGTCATGGCGATCATGACCGGCGTCCAGAGCGCGCAGGTGCTCGGACCGACGACCCAGAAGCAGGCCGACAAGTCCCGCCAGAGCATTGAGGGAGTGAACGACGCGGAGTTCGACGCGAGCAAGAACGTCGAAAACGCGACCCCCGAGTACGGCGCACAGAGCGACGGTGGCCACAACGAAGTCGATAAACAGAACGGCGTCGACGTGATCCGGTAA
- a CDS encoding ribbon-helix-helix domain-containing protein: MERVTLRIPKQQIEEVEQLVDSGEFPNRSEAIRSAVREMINEQQDAPNEQSGKRNWAKV; this comes from the coding sequence ATGGAGCGTGTGACACTGCGAATCCCGAAACAGCAGATCGAAGAAGTAGAGCAACTGGTCGACTCGGGCGAGTTTCCGAACCGGAGCGAAGCGATCCGGTCGGCCGTCCGTGAGATGATCAACGAACAACAGGACGCGCCGAACGAGCAGTCCGGCAAACGCAACTGGGCCAAGGTGTAA
- a CDS encoding ribbon-helix-helix protein, CopG family, with amino-acid sequence MSKITFRADDDLVEQLEELEISKSEAMREALRSYLEDGGAVQSSASGSDTERDDEGVIDELVRERVDERIATRLRELGLDGARSRAHDSGPARDPQDVNVTISLEGATTQSEEQVRVDSGHARETSDGHQGSRQSDGPADAAGEGGVQCNQCGDHMNGNHVYCPNCGEKASRRLFCDCGDEIRSDWSFCPGCGRRTPAADVLESNGTQY; translated from the coding sequence ATGAGCAAGATCACGTTCCGTGCCGACGACGACCTCGTCGAGCAACTCGAGGAGCTCGAGATCTCCAAGAGCGAAGCGATGCGGGAGGCGCTTCGCTCCTATCTCGAGGACGGGGGTGCGGTCCAGAGCAGTGCGTCGGGGTCGGATACGGAGCGTGACGACGAGGGCGTGATCGACGAACTGGTTCGCGAACGGGTCGACGAGCGGATCGCGACCCGGCTTCGGGAGCTCGGACTCGACGGTGCGCGCTCGCGTGCGCACGATTCGGGCCCAGCGCGCGATCCACAGGACGTCAACGTCACGATCTCGCTCGAGGGGGCGACGACCCAATCGGAGGAACAGGTTCGGGTCGACAGCGGCCACGCGCGTGAGACGAGTGACGGACATCAGGGGTCGAGACAGTCGGACGGACCAGCGGACGCAGCGGGCGAGGGCGGCGTGCAGTGCAACCAGTGTGGCGATCACATGAACGGAAATCACGTCTACTGTCCCAACTGCGGTGAGAAGGCGTCGCGACGCCTGTTCTGTGACTGCGGCGACGAAATCCGCTCGGACTGGTCGTTCTGTCCAGGCTGTGGTCGTCGGACGCCCGCGGCGGATGTCCTCGAGTCGAACGGTACCCAGTACTGA
- a CDS encoding DUF262 domain-containing protein produces the protein MAARRQSGPESLGELFEGFFFEVPEYQRYYSWDREQLEDLWTDLQTLPPEKDHYFGTIILQETSEAANKTPERVMAEEQEKHHIIDGQQRITTISILLQIMLEELGVAVECLDEPEEWRKSITEIEQKWLVDEGLYRLHLQKGDGGFFHEYVVEKKEYIDPDTPSERKLAQAKDFFREQFRVLREETTSEGFVEECQKIRKQISSLELMIHYVGAEDKEKATRIFESENDRGKSLSMLERTKSFLMYMTYRSAEEDDGSYKRTINQVQSSFARIYQHMQSIEDAKRDNLSEDGIQRYHYITYADWGTRDEYQGESLLDNLKSQIRQTHQEDRDQCIALIKDYINSLELAFQNLDRLLNHTDEDVVHDRLRRIYTLGNVARFYPLLILAWEGYEEEPNSIKSLLEIIETAIIRLYAIGGHPSHAKRPRFHRIARDTTSEASIQTWREKISEAVADFEDDDSFRRVLKSQDFYSDQQSKQIRYLLYFYEKHLCEEDGEPDVPDFGAVMGDNYEVEHIWPQTPVRYPIDEEDYDSLIHRLGNLTFVSDEYNKEDLQNKLFDEKQPEFANSSYRLNRDKVADRDEWGEEAITRREDGDLVPFILDRWSLA, from the coding sequence ATGGCTGCTAGGCGACAATCAGGACCAGAATCATTAGGAGAGTTATTTGAGGGTTTCTTCTTTGAGGTACCGGAATACCAGCGATACTACTCATGGGACAGAGAACAATTAGAAGACCTCTGGACTGATTTACAAACGCTTCCTCCTGAGAAGGACCACTATTTTGGTACTATTATCCTTCAAGAGACATCGGAAGCCGCAAATAAAACACCTGAACGGGTGATGGCGGAGGAACAGGAGAAGCATCACATAATCGACGGCCAGCAACGGATCACAACTATATCGATCCTTCTCCAAATCATGTTGGAAGAACTTGGCGTAGCCGTCGAATGTCTAGATGAACCTGAAGAGTGGAGGAAGTCAATAACGGAGATCGAGCAAAAGTGGCTCGTGGATGAGGGTTTGTACCGGCTTCATTTACAGAAAGGAGATGGGGGTTTCTTCCATGAATATGTAGTTGAGAAGAAGGAGTATATCGACCCAGATACCCCCTCTGAGAGGAAATTAGCCCAAGCCAAGGATTTCTTTCGGGAACAATTCAGGGTTCTCCGTGAAGAAACAACATCAGAGGGCTTTGTCGAGGAATGCCAGAAAATTCGAAAGCAGATATCTAGCTTGGAATTGATGATCCACTACGTGGGAGCGGAGGACAAGGAGAAGGCGACACGGATCTTCGAATCCGAAAACGACCGGGGAAAGAGCCTCTCTATGCTGGAGCGCACGAAGAGCTTCCTTATGTATATGACCTATCGCTCTGCTGAGGAAGATGACGGATCCTACAAGAGGACCATCAACCAGGTCCAGTCCTCCTTTGCTCGAATCTACCAGCATATGCAGTCTATTGAGGATGCTAAACGAGATAATCTATCGGAAGACGGGATACAACGGTATCACTACATTACCTATGCCGATTGGGGGACGCGAGACGAATACCAAGGCGAGTCTCTACTGGACAATTTGAAGAGTCAAATTCGGCAAACCCACCAGGAAGATAGGGATCAGTGCATAGCACTTATCAAGGATTACATCAACTCACTAGAACTTGCTTTCCAGAATTTAGATCGTCTTCTCAATCACACCGATGAAGATGTGGTTCATGATCGCCTACGGCGGATATACACACTTGGCAACGTAGCAAGATTCTATCCTCTCCTAATCCTAGCCTGGGAAGGCTACGAAGAAGAGCCGAATTCGATCAAAAGTCTACTTGAGATCATTGAAACCGCAATCATTCGCCTGTACGCAATTGGTGGCCATCCGAGTCATGCTAAACGCCCAAGATTCCATAGAATCGCTCGGGACACTACTTCAGAGGCCTCCATACAAACTTGGCGAGAGAAGATTTCGGAGGCAGTTGCTGATTTCGAAGATGATGACTCCTTCCGACGTGTTCTGAAGAGTCAAGACTTCTACAGCGACCAGCAGAGCAAGCAAATCCGGTATCTACTGTACTTCTACGAAAAACACCTATGCGAAGAAGATGGTGAGCCAGATGTTCCTGACTTTGGTGCAGTCATGGGGGATAACTACGAGGTTGAGCATATTTGGCCCCAAACGCCGGTGCGGTATCCAATTGATGAGGAGGATTACGACTCACTGATTCACCGCCTTGGGAACCTTACCTTTGTTAGCGACGAGTACAACAAAGAGGATCTACAGAACAAGCTGTTCGACGAAAAACAACCAGAGTTTGCGAACTCGAGTTATCGGCTAAATAGGGATAAAGTAGCTGATAGAGATGAATGGGGAGAAGAAGCCATTACACGGCGTGAGGACGGGGATTTAGTTCCATTTATCCTGGACAGGTGGTCTCTCGCATAG
- a CDS encoding cold-shock protein → MAHGKVDFFNDTGGYGFISTDDGDLDDDEDVFFHMEDVGGEDLTEGTEVEFDIESSPKGPRAANVVRQE, encoded by the coding sequence ATGGCACACGGTAAAGTTGATTTCTTCAACGACACAGGCGGCTACGGTTTCATTTCGACTGACGACGGCGATCTCGACGACGACGAGGACGTCTTCTTCCACATGGAGGACGTCGGCGGCGAGGATCTGACAGAAGGGACGGAGGTCGAGTTCGATATCGAGTCCTCACCCAAGGGACCCCGCGCGGCGAACGTCGTTCGCCAAGAGTAA
- a CDS encoding inorganic phosphate transporter, producing MVTVLLFVGVFVAIFVGYNIGGATTGPAFGPAVGADAISKSGAAALMTVFFFVGAWTIGRRVVDTLGRDLVTDPGIFTLEASIGVLFFIGLALFVGNFFGVPASTSMTAVGAIAGLAFAGGELNLTVMGEIAIWWIVAPFIGFWVSLIIGRYFYAFLNRRVAMVRSEGPLLELDRSRIVPLPVPSQTTTRRELGGVTTVIVIGCVMAFSSGTSNIANAIAPLVGSGAIEMNPAIIIGCLAVGIGTFTIARRTLETMGNDLTELPLTAAIVVATVSATLVTFLSFIGIPASFVIIATMSIIGLGWGRATRPVTVSEAVRGEERTPVSVGALTADEEGESIPPIGEETPADIPSAADLFNPATTARVVLMQNVVPVIATGGAYLTFRFVPVFGI from the coding sequence ATGGTCACGGTGCTGCTTTTCGTCGGCGTCTTCGTCGCGATCTTCGTCGGGTACAACATCGGCGGCGCTACCACGGGACCGGCGTTCGGCCCGGCGGTCGGCGCCGACGCAATATCCAAGTCGGGCGCTGCGGCACTGATGACCGTCTTCTTCTTCGTCGGCGCGTGGACGATCGGCCGCCGCGTCGTCGACACGCTCGGGCGCGATCTGGTCACCGATCCCGGCATCTTCACGCTGGAAGCCAGTATCGGCGTCCTCTTTTTCATCGGGCTGGCGCTGTTCGTCGGCAACTTCTTCGGGGTCCCGGCCTCGACGTCGATGACGGCCGTCGGTGCGATCGCGGGGCTCGCGTTCGCGGGCGGGGAACTCAACCTTACCGTTATGGGCGAAATCGCCATCTGGTGGATCGTCGCCCCCTTCATCGGCTTCTGGGTCTCGCTGATCATCGGCCGGTACTTCTACGCGTTCCTCAACCGGCGGGTCGCGATGGTGCGGAGCGAGGGCCCCCTGCTCGAGCTCGATCGCTCCAGAATCGTCCCACTGCCCGTTCCGAGTCAGACCACGACCCGGCGCGAACTCGGCGGCGTGACGACCGTCATCGTGATCGGCTGTGTGATGGCGTTCAGTTCCGGCACCTCGAACATCGCGAACGCGATCGCCCCGCTGGTCGGCAGCGGTGCAATCGAGATGAACCCCGCAATCATCATCGGCTGTCTCGCCGTCGGTATCGGGACGTTCACCATCGCCCGACGCACCCTCGAGACGATGGGAAACGACCTCACCGAGCTCCCGCTGACGGCCGCCATCGTCGTCGCGACCGTGAGCGCCACGCTCGTCACGTTCCTGTCGTTTATCGGCATTCCTGCGAGCTTCGTCATCATCGCGACGATGTCCATCATCGGCCTCGGATGGGGTCGCGCGACCCGCCCGGTCACGGTTTCGGAAGCCGTGCGCGGCGAGGAACGGACACCGGTTTCGGTCGGCGCACTGACCGCCGACGAGGAGGGCGAGTCGATTCCGCCGATCGGCGAAGAGACCCCCGCCGACATCCCAAGCGCAGCGGATCTGTTCAATCCGGCGACGACCGCTCGAGTCGTCCTGATGCAGAACGTCGTCCCGGTGATCGCGACGGGGGGTGCGTACCTGACCTTCCGGTTCGTTCCCGTCTTCGGCATCTGA